The genomic region GAGCGCAACCTGACCAACGACCTGAAGATGAACCTGATCGCGGGTTTCAACTACCAGTTCAGCCAGCAGGATTTCAACCGGAACGAAGGGCAGAACCTCGCGCCGTTCATCGAAACGGTCAGCGGAGCGGCCAACACCACCTACGCGCTGGGTTACGGCCTCGACCGCTTCAACCTGAGCGGTTATTTTGGTCAGGCCACGTTCTCGTTCCGCAATTACGCGTTTGTGACGGCGGCCCTGCGCCGCGACGCCTCGTCGAAGTTCTCGCCTTCCGAAACCAACCAGCTGTATCCCAAATTCAGCGGTTCGTTCGTCCTGTCGGACCTGGATTTCTGGAAGCAGTCGGGCATCAACCGGTTCTGGAACGACGTAAAACTGCGCGCCAGCTACGGCGAATCGGGTAACCTGTCGGGGATTGGTTCGTACAGCCGCTTCTGGCAGTTCCAGCCGATTGCGTTCCTGGGCCGCAACACAATCATTCCGTCGTCGACGCTGGCGAACCCCGCCGTGCGGCCCGAGCGGATGGCCGAACTGGAAGGCGGCGTGGACCTGTCGTTCCTCAACAACCGCCTCAGCCTGAGCGCCACGGCCTACAACCAGCAGATTACAGACCTCGTCGTCAACCGGACAACGGCTCCGTCGAGCGGCGGTACGGGCATTATCACCAACGTAGGCAGCATGGAAAACCGGGGAGTCGAACTGATGCTCGACGCAACGCCGGTCAAAACGAAGGATTTTTCCTGGAACGTGACGCTGATCTTCAACCGCAACCGCAACAAAATCCTGAAGCTGGGCAGCCCGCGGATCGAAATCTCGACCGTATCGGGTGCTCCGGTGTTCCTGCTGGAAGGCGAACCGGCTTCTGTGTTCTACGAATTCCCGTATGCCCGCAACCCGGACGGCTCGCTGCTGCTGACGCCGCAGGGCCTGCCGCAGCGCGAGCGGGGTACGCAGGTGGGCAACTCCTACGAAATTCGTCCCGAAAACCGGGCAAATGGGCAGCCGGCCGGGGCTTTCGTCCGGAGCATCATCGGCGACCCGAATCCGAAATGGACCGGCTCGTTTGCCTCTAACCTGAGTTACAAAAAGCTGTCGTTCCGCTTCCTGCTCGACGCCGTGCAGGGCAATCAGGTGTTCAACGCCGACAAGCGGACGCGCGAAAACGTGGGTATCGGCCGACTGGCGGAAGCCGAAATGCGGGGCGACCTGCCCCGGGGCTATATCTTCGCCATTGGCCCGATCGGTGAGTTCCGGGTAGACGACGGCTCGTTTGTGAAGCTGCGCGAAGTGGGACTGAGCTACCAGCTGCCGCGTTTTGTGAAAGGCCTCAACAACCTGAACATTTCCCTGATTGGCCGCAACCTGATCTCATGGGATAATTACAACGGCTTCGATCCGGAAACCAACTCCGGCGGCAACGCTGACCTCGTGCGGGGCGTCGATTTCGGTAACGTCCCCATCCCGCGTACGTACCAGGTGCAGTTGACGGCAAGCTTCTAAAACAGGATTTGATCATGAAAAAATACATTGTTCCGATTTTACTGACTTCCCTGTTGCTGACGCAGAACGCCTGCAACCAGGAATATCTGAACCCGAGTGCCGCCAGCGAACAGCAGGTCGTTAACTCGCCCGACGGGCTGGTGACACTGGTGAACGGGCTGCAATACCGCTACACCTTCGGGCGGACGGGTGTTATTTACAATGCCGTGGCCGCCAGTGGCCTGGCAACGCGGGAACTGCGCGTTCTGAACGCCGGTAATACCGACGAGCTCTTTCTGGAACAGGGCTTTGCCAGTGTGCAGGGCAGCAATGTCGTGGTGCGTAACCTCTGGACCAGCGCCCAGCTTACCCGCGCCACGGCCGACATCGTGCTGGCCAACGCCGACCGGGTGATTACCGATCCGGGTCTGAAAAGCGGCGTGGTGGCCTACGCGGCTATCTTCCGGGCACTCTCGCTGGGTACGCTGGCCCAGTTTTTCGAGCAGGCCCCGATCACATCGGGCACCAACGCGGCCTTTGTTCCGCGGGCGCAATTGCTGGCGGCGGCCATTCAGCAACTGGAAGCGGCCGCGACGCTGGTAGCGGCCACCCCGCCTTCCGCCGCCTTCACGGCGCGGGTGCCGGCCGGTATCGACATTCCGAACACGATTCAGGCCCTGATTGCCCGGTATGCCCTCTTTGCGGGTGATAACGACAAGGCGATTGCCGCCGCCGGACGGGTCAATCTGGCCGTGCGTTCGTCGTTCGCCTTTGACGACAATACCCGGAACCCGGTATTCGAGACGGCGTTCAGCAACGTGAACGTCTTTGCCCCGACCAACGCCAGTCTGGGTCTGGCGGGTGCTCTGATACCGGACCCCGCCGACCGGCGTCTGGCGTTCTACCTGCGCAGCAACGCCACGGCCCAGCAGAACCTGGGCACGGGCTTTTACACGGCCAACAACGCCGCCGTTCCGGTTTATCTGCCCGGCGAAATGCTGCTGATCCGCGCGGAAGCCTACGCCCGCAAAAACGACCTGGCCAACGCCGTGACCGAACTGAACCGCGTGCTGACCAAAACGCCCGCTCAGGATGCCTGGGGCGTGGGGGCTGGTCTGGCGGCCTATAGCGGCCCGGTGACCCAGCAGGCGGTTTTGCAGGAAATCTTCCGGCAGCGGCAGATCGAACTGGCCTATCAGGGTTTCCGGCTGGAAGACAGCCGCCGATTCGGACGGCCCGGCCCGGATACGACGCCCCAGGCCAATGCCGAGCGGACGCGGAATTTTCTGCCGTATCCGTTTACGGAGCGTGACAACAACACGTCTACCCCGCCTACCGATCCGAGCTAAGGCGTCGCTAACCGGATAAGCAAAAGGGCCCACCGATATTCGGCTGGGCCCTTTTGCTTATTTCCGCCGTGCGTCCGGATCGTCATTCGCCCCGATGAAAATCTTTTTGTCCGTGATCCGTTCCCGGTGTTCTTCCAGAAACTGCTTGAACAGCCGGATTTCTTCCAGCTGTTTATCAATGGGATGGGTGAGCGGGTAGCTTTCGACGTAGACCTCCCGAAAATCGGTAATCAGGTACTCCATCAGCCGGATGCCGCGTTTTTTGAGGGCGTGGAGGTACAGGTTCTGGTGGTTGTGCACGTAGCGGCCGGGGCGGTACGAAGCCGTCGTCTTGATGTCTACAGCCTTGAATTTGCCGATCAGATCGACATAGCCGTAAAACAGCACGTCGTCGATCTGGTACTGGCAGTAAACCTGCGTTTCGACAATCGGGCGGGGCAGGTATTTGCGGAATTTTTCGAGAATATCGTTCTGGAAGCGCTCCTCTCCTTCGCCTTTCACCACCGCTTCTTCAAAGGTCGTTCCCCGCTCCTGCGCTTCGGTCGTCGGGACGGGCACGCGGTTGATGGTGTCGATGAGTTGCTGCACGGAGATATTTGCGCCGCCAAGGTAGCGGGAAAAGGTGTTCAGCAGGGTCGGGTAAAAGCGGTAGCGGATCATGGATGAATGAATAATGCATAATGAACAATGAATATGGGCGAGTGGTTATTCCTCGTTCATTATTCATTCCTCATCAATTCTTCACCACCATCACTACTCCGACGATCATCAGGATAACGCCCAGAATCCGCCAGCCATTGGCCGGGTGAACGGCAAAGCCCAGCAGCCCGTAGTGGTCGTAGAGAACCGCCGCCAGCAACTGTCCGGCAATGCTCAGGCTAAGCAGACTCGCCGCCCCGATGCGCGGCACGGTCAGGATAACCGTGGTCACGTAAAAGGCGCCGAGCAGACCGCCGATCCACTTGTACCAGCTGATCTGCCGGATCACTTCCAGCGGCGGAGCCGGTTGGCCGATGACCAGCTGAATCCCGATCAGGGTCAGGAAACCAATGCCAAACGAGCACACGGCCGCCAGAATGGGATTGGCCAGCCCCTGCCGCAACTGCGAGTTCACCCCCGACTGCGTACTGTTGGCAATGCCGGTGAGAAAGGCGAGGAAGTAGTAGAGCATATTGGAGTTAAGAGTTATGAGTTAAGAATTAAAAGTTTTGAGCGGTCCCCACAGTCAACCAACTCATAACTCTTAATTCTTAACTCATAATTGATTTAGGGTACATACGTCTCCAGCAGCGTCATTTCTCCGTCCGGAATCAGCGAAACCTGCTTGAGGGCGGCGGGGATGAGAGCGGTTTCACCCATTTTGAGCGTGGTCTGGTAGCTGTCGGCCTGAATCGTGACGCCGCCGTCCACGCAGATCAGAATCACGAAGGAATCGATATGGGCGAAATCGTGCATCACCTCCTGATCGAAGTGCAGGACGTTGGTCGTAAAATACGGACAGGCCACGGCGTTGACGCTCTGGTTCAGTTTCCGCTCGTACGGCGTTTTGTACTCGTCGTGGAACGTGTAGTCGATGGCATCGACGGCCAGTTCGGTATGCAGTTCGCGCTTCTGGCCCTTGTCGTCCGTCCGGTCGAAGTCGTAAATCCGGTACGTGAGGTCGGACGTTTGCTGGATTTCGGCCAGCAGACAGCCTTTCCCGATGTAATGAACCCGTCCGGCAGGCAGGAAAAACACGTCGCCGGGCTGCACCGCCTCCATATTCAGAATCTCGCCGAGCGTGTTGTTTTCGACAGCCTTCAGGTATTCGTCTTTGGTGACGGGGCGATTGAAGCCGGAGTTGAGCTTCGCGCCTTCGTCGGCCTGGAGGATGTACCACATTTCGGTTTTTCCAAAGCCGTTATGCCGTTCCTGAGCCAGTTCGTCGTTCGGGTGAACCTGAATCGAGAGGTCGTCGGCCGCATCCAGAAATTTGATCAGCAGCGGAAACTGGTCGCCGAACTGCTCGTAGACGTGCTGGCCGACCAGATCGCCTTTGTATTCGCGCAGCAGGTCTTCCAGCGAACGCCCCGCCAGCGCCCCTTCCTTCACGATGGAGACGTTGCCTTCGACGCCGGAGATTTCCCAGGTTTCACCGCAGTTGGGCAGGGGCGAAAAATCCTTGCCCAGGATGTTTTTCATTTTCTGACCACCCCAGATCTTATCCTTGAAGATGGTGTTGAACGTGAGAGGATATAGCATAGTATCCACGGACTTCAGCCCGTGACTGTTTGATTGTATTATCGACGACGGCACACTACACCGGCTTAGCCCTGTATTTTCCCGGGCTAAAGCCCAATTCTGCCTTACAGAACCTGTTCCAGCATCCGGATATATAACTCGATTCCCTGCTCGATTTCCTGCAGGTAAATGTATTCGTCGGCCGTATGCGACCGCTCCGAATGACCGGGACCGCACTTGAGCGAGGGGCAGTTCAGCAGGGCCTGGTCGGAGGTGGTGGGCGAGCCGTACGTCTGGCGACCCAGAGACAGCCCGGCCTGCACAATCGGGTGGTCCTCCGGAATGCTCGACGGCTTCAGCCGGATCGAGCGGGGCGTCACCTCCGACTGAACATGGGCGCGGATGATCTCCACAATTTCCTCCAGCGAATACTGCTCCGTAGCGCGGACATCCACCGTGAACGTGCAGGCATCCGGCACCACATTGTGCTGCGAACCCGCATTGATCACCGTGACGGACATCTTGATCGGCCCGAGCGTCGGCGACACCTTCGGGAACTGGTAGCTGGTCAGCCACTCAATGTCCCGGATGGCTTTGTAAATGGCGTTTTCGCCCTCGTTCCGGGCGGCGTGCCCGGCTTTTCCGTGCGCGGTGCAATCCAGCACGAGCAGCCCTTTTTCGGCAATCGCCAGATGCATCTGGGTCGGCTCCCCGACGATGGCGAAACTGATCGGCGGCAGCTCGGGCAGGATCAGTTCCAGCCCGTCGCGGCCCGAAATTTCCTCTTCGGCGGTGGCGGCCATGACGATGTTGTAGGCCATGCCCGGCTTGTCGTAAAAATGGCAGAAGGTCGCCATCAGCGACACCAGGCAGCCGCCCGCGTCGTTGCTGCCCAGCCCGAAGAGTTTGCCGTCGCGTTCGAGCGGGTGAAACGGATTCAGCGTCCACTTCGGATTCGGCTTCACCGTGTCGTGGTGCGAGTTCAGCAGCAGCGTCGGCTTGGCCGGGTCGAAATAGCGGTTATGCGTCCAGATGTTGTTTTTCGTCCGACGAAACGGAATGTTGCGCTCTCTGAAAAAGTCTTCGATCAGCAGGGCCGTTTTATCCTCTTCCCGACTGAACGAGGGCGTCGCAATCAGCCGTTTGAGCAGGTAAATGGCTGATTCGGAAAGTGTCTCCAAGGAATAAGCCGTTAATTGTGAAACCATGTCAAGTTACAGTGTACGTCAGCGGAGCGTAATCCGTCGTGGTAAGTGGTTCGTGAATAGTGGTTAGTGACTCGCCGTCATTTTACGACCGGCAGAGCCACTAACCACTGTCTACTATCCATTGACCACTACTTACTCTCCCCTGCTCTATTCTTCATAATACTTAATTCCCAACTCCCGCAAAAATTGTTTGATGACATCGACGTGGACGCAATCGCCCACGTTGAGGAAGGGATGGTTGGATACTTTGGTGCGGCGGCCGTTGACCACCACTTCCCGGTCGACTACATCAAACCCGAGGTGCAGATGCCGGGTAATGGACTGCATCCCGTAAATTATTCCATTGGTATCAAAAAGCGGGCCACCACTTTGGCCCAGCAGACCGGGCGTACTCATCTCGACCGCCACAATCTGCCCGTTTTCGGCCCGCAGCCGCGTCACGATGCCGTCGATGGGAAACCGGGGCGTATCGGCCCGGCCGTCATTCGTCCATTCGATGTCGTCCAGATCCGTATTGTACCGGTAATTCCGAAACTCCGGAAACGGGTAACCCAGACGGCAAAGATACTTTCCCTGTTTGATTTTAGAGCTATCCCGCAGAAAAACAGCGTACGAACTGTACAGCGTCTTCCGGTACCCGAGGAAGCGGATAACGGCCAGGTCCTGCGTCGGATGAAAGTGAAAGACCACCTGCGCGGGCTGCTCGACGGCTTGCATAAACTGGTGGCGAATCCGGATCACGGTTTCGGGCTTCAGGCCGTACTTCTGTTCCAGCTGCGCCAGCTTCTGAAGGTAATTCCGGTCGCGCTGGTGCAGTTTGCGCTCTCCCTGAAAACCCAGAAAATTCTGATAGATGGCATCCGCATTCTGGAGACTTTCGGCGACGTGCCGACAGGTGACCGCGCACCCCTGCTCGTTGACGAAAAACATGGTCGAACAGGCCGGAATGATCTCGCTCCCACCGTACGTCCGCATAATGGACAGAATGGGCCGGACAAACGGATCTACGCGCTCAATCGCTTCAACAAACATAGCTACGTGGGTAAGAACGAAGGCGCAAGATAGGCAATGATTGAATGACTGAATGGCTGAATGACTGATTTTTGAATGATTCGTGCAATGCCCGAACGGCTCATCAGTCATTCAGTCACTCACTCATTCAGTCATTCTTCATCGAGTCCGCTTCCTGCTTCATCTTCTCCGGGACGTTGGTGCCCGAGGCGGGGGTTTCGTAATCGCCGGAGCGCTGCGGGTCTACGGCCGTGGTGTCGGTATAGCCCCCGGTGCCCGACTGCGGTTCGCGGCATTTCTGAATCAGCATCAGCACGATGAGGGCGGCCACGGCCGCCAGCACGTACCGCTGCCAGTTGTTCTCGCGCTGCTGATCGACTTCGGGCGTTTTCGGAATGTTGGGATTGACGGGCGTACTGCTGAAATTATTCGTTCCCTGGGCCTCCATCTCGCCGCCGGTTGGATCGCCCAGCTGGTCGAAATCCAGGCGGTCGCCCAGCGAAGCCAGTTGCGGCGGCAGGGCCGTCCGGATCGAATTGGCCTGTCCGGCCAGCAGCGTACGCAGGTTGTCGGCCGACAGCGCCTTGTCGGCATGCAGGCGTCCGAGCATTCCCATCAGGACCGAACCGGCCAGCCCCATCAGGGTCAGGGTCGATTGCTGGGCCAGGCCGCTGTAGGCGGAAATGCTGCTGGCTACGGTGCCCGCATCCCGGTCCAGCACCTCGTCGAGCAGTCCGCTGCCCGAAGCAATGGCGCTGTTGACCGCCTGCGGATTGTCGGCCACCTGACTGATTTCGTAAGGAATATCGCGCAATTTTTCGTCTTCCAGTACACTCAGAACATCCGAGGCCCCGCCCGATTCGTGGGCGCGGCGGGCCAGACCACCCACCACGGCGGGCACGACTGCCTCTACCGCCTGTTTCAGGTCGTCCGGATTTTCGTTGAGCTGACTGCTTAATTGGTCTACCACCCGCGGCGTAAACTGTTCGTGCAGGTAGTTTATCAGATTGATAGCCATAAACGTCGAGTAATCATCTTGTTTACTCAACCGGAGGAGCGGGGGTTTGTTTGGCTATCTTAGGGAATGACTGAATGACTGAATGACTGAATGGTTGGATGGCTAGATGGTTGCTCCGCTGAGTAGCCATCCAACCATTCAGTCATTCAGTCATTCAACAATTCATTTACACTGCGCCAGCAGCTTCTGATGATTCTTGATGTACGCGTCGTCGCCGGCTTGTTTGGCCAGTTCGAGGCCGGTGGTGGCGTCGGCTTTGGCGGTCTGGCAGTCGCCCATCTTGGCGGCGATTTTGCCCCGGAGGTAGTAAGTCCAGTATTTTTTGTCGTTATCGACCACCTTGTTGGCCCACGCCATGGCCTGTTTCAGGTCGCGGTTCGTTTCGTAGTAATAATCGGCGGCCGCGAAGTAGGTACCCGGCTTGACGTCCGGTTTGGCGAGTTCCTCTTTAATCTGCGCCATGATTTTTTCGTCCGGATTATGCTCGATCGGGAAGCTCACCTCTACATTTTCCCAGCGCATGACCAGGTTCGTTCTGGTCGGCGTGAAGTCCGTGAACTCGACCGTAAAGTACTCCGACGGCGTTTTCAGTTTGACGGGCTTTACCGTAAAACGCAGCAGGTCGTCCGAGGGCTTGTACTCAAAAGACCCGAAGGTATTGGCGTTCTTGCTCAGGATGACGGTCCACTCGCTGGCGTTGGGAATGGTAAAAATGGCGTAGCTGCCCGCCGGGACCTTCTGGCCGCTGATGAGCACCTCTTCCGACAGGGTCAGCTTCGTCGCCATGTTAGCCCCCGTGCGCCATACTTTGCCGTAGGGAATCTGGTCGCCGAACATCTTCCGGCCTTTCAGCGCGGGGCGGCTGTAGGTCACCGATACTTTCGCCAGCCCTACCGACTGCCCCACCGAGGCTGCCGGGCTGGCCTGCGGGGTTTGAATCTGGGCATAGGACAGGGAGCCGAGGCAAAGCGCCAGGGCGAAGGTTAGCACTGTTTTCTTCATAAAGAGGATGATGTTAAAATTTCCGGCAAGGTACGGAATCGGGGCGGTTTCCGCGGAAAAGGTTGGGACAAGCGGTTGGCAGGCCGCCGGAACGCGGCACAGCGAAAAGCCCCGGAGCGGGAACGAGGAGAGGCTGTCGGACCGCTAGTTGAGGGTAAAAACCGGCGCAGATTCCAGCGCCTCACGGGGCCGGAAATCCGGGTGCGCCGCCCGGATCATTTCCTGCAACCGCCGCCGCGCCCGCATGAACTGGGAACGGATGGTCGCCTCGTTGCTCTCCAGCATATCGGCAATTTCGCGGAGGCTGTAGCCATCGACCACATGCAGCGAAAACACCGTGCGGTGGGAAGGCGGCAACTGCTGGACCATCGCCAGAATCTCCTCGGCGGCAATGCGATCGACCACACTCTCGTCGAAGGTCGCGTCCATGCCCGCCTCCAGACCCGCCACCGTGTCCAGCTTGTGGTATTTTCGGTGATAACTGATGGCCGTGTTGATAACGATGGCCCGCAGCCAGCCCTTGAAGGCGTATGCGCGGTCGTACTGGTGCAGCCGCTGGAAGACTTTCAGGAAGCTGTCGTTGAGAACTTCTTCGGCCTCTTCGGCGGAAGCGGCATAGCGCAGGCAGACGCTCTTGGCGTAGCTGTAGAACTGCCGGAAGAGGGTACGCTGGGCCTGCGCTTCCCCCGCCAGGCAAGCCGTCAGGACGCTGTCCAGGTCCTGTTCCGAGAAAGAAGAGCGTTTGCGGAAGAACACAGGCGAGGCTGCTAAAAGTGAAACAATCGGGCTGACATCCAGCAGATTTTATTGAAGTAACGCCTTTTTGTCCAATACCTGTTGTCGGCTTTCCGCTTGTGTAGACGAACGGAGCAGATGTGCAGACGAAGCCTGTCGGTAGTGCCCGCCGCCTTACCGCAGCAGCGTCACCGTACCCCGCTGCTGCACCACCTGCCCGTTGACAAACTCGACGGCAACGCGGTAAGCGTAGACGCCCGCCTCCGCTAAGGCTTCCTTGTACAGCCCGTTCCAGCCGGAGTCAGGCTGCGAAGGTGGCAGGTTCTTCCGATGATAAATCACTTCGCCCCAGCGGTCGTAAATAATCAGCTCCCGAATCTGGCGGACGCAGGCCGTTCCCTGGATGAAAAACTGGTCGTTGGTCCCGTCGCCGTTCGGCGTAAACGCGTCGGGCGCGAAGAAAACGCAATGCCCAACCGTCAGCACCACAGACGCCGTCCGGACGCAGCCGAGTTCGGTATCCTCCACCGTGACAGTATAGCGGGTGGTCGAGTCGGGCGCGGCCCAGGTGACGGGGCAGGTGGGACAGGACAAACCCGACTCGGGCGACCAGGTGTAACGGTACGGCCCGCCGGAAGGGCCACCGGCCTGAAGCAGCGTCCGGGTGCCCGGCCGGATGAGGGTGTCCCGGCTGACCGCGAGATTCAAAGGCCGCACGGTCAGCTCGGTCGTGACGAGGCTGTCGCATTTTCCGGTCCGGGCAAACCGCGTCGTGTACGTGCCGCTGCTTCGGTATTCGGCGCTGCCGATCCGGTAGCTCTGGCCTTCGCAAATGGTGATTTTTTCGGAAAAACGCCCCAGAGGCCGGACACTCAGCGTAAGCCGGACCAGGCTGTCGCAGCGGCCTGCACCGCGCCGGACCCGGGTCAGGTATGTGCCGGCCCGGGTGTAGGTGGAATCGCCGAGCCGGAAGGCGTCGCCCTCGCAGATGGCCGCCGCATGAGGCGTGGGCGCTTCGGCAGGCGGCACGCTCACCACATGGTCGAACTGAAACTCACAGGAGGCGTTCAGGCTGGAATACGGCTTTACTTTCACCCAGTAACGAGCCCCCTGGCTGGGTGGCACCTGAATGGTGGCCGTGGTAGCTCCGTTGCTCCACTGGTAGCTGGCAAAGCCATCGGGTGCTTTCAGCGTGACGGTCTGGTCGTAGGCGGGACAGAAAAGCCCCTGGGTGATTTCCGCCTTGAGGCACTGCGCGTCGAAGTAAGCGTAGCCGAAATG from Tellurirhabdus rosea harbors:
- a CDS encoding RagB/SusD family nutrient uptake outer membrane protein produces the protein MKKYIVPILLTSLLLTQNACNQEYLNPSAASEQQVVNSPDGLVTLVNGLQYRYTFGRTGVIYNAVAASGLATRELRVLNAGNTDELFLEQGFASVQGSNVVVRNLWTSAQLTRATADIVLANADRVITDPGLKSGVVAYAAIFRALSLGTLAQFFEQAPITSGTNAAFVPRAQLLAAAIQQLEAAATLVAATPPSAAFTARVPAGIDIPNTIQALIARYALFAGDNDKAIAAAGRVNLAVRSSFAFDDNTRNPVFETAFSNVNVFAPTNASLGLAGALIPDPADRRLAFYLRSNATAQQNLGTGFYTANNAAVPVYLPGEMLLIRAEAYARKNDLANAVTELNRVLTKTPAQDAWGVGAGLAAYSGPVTQQAVLQEIFRQRQIELAYQGFRLEDSRRFGRPGPDTTPQANAERTRNFLPYPFTERDNNTSTPPTDPS
- a CDS encoding PD-(D/E)XK nuclease family protein produces the protein MIRYRFYPTLLNTFSRYLGGANISVQQLIDTINRVPVPTTEAQERGTTFEEAVVKGEGEERFQNDILEKFRKYLPRPIVETQVYCQYQIDDVLFYGYVDLIGKFKAVDIKTTASYRPGRYVHNHQNLYLHALKKRGIRLMEYLITDFREVYVESYPLTHPIDKQLEEIRLFKQFLEEHRERITDKKIFIGANDDPDARRK
- a CDS encoding DMT family transporter; its protein translation is MLYYFLAFLTGIANSTQSGVNSQLRQGLANPILAAVCSFGIGFLTLIGIQLVIGQPAPPLEVIRQISWYKWIGGLLGAFYVTTVILTVPRIGAASLLSLSIAGQLLAAVLYDHYGLLGFAVHPANGWRILGVILMIVGVVMVVKN
- a CDS encoding type I phosphomannose isomerase catalytic subunit, producing MLYPLTFNTIFKDKIWGGQKMKNILGKDFSPLPNCGETWEISGVEGNVSIVKEGALAGRSLEDLLREYKGDLVGQHVYEQFGDQFPLLIKFLDAADDLSIQVHPNDELAQERHNGFGKTEMWYILQADEGAKLNSGFNRPVTKDEYLKAVENNTLGEILNMEAVQPGDVFFLPAGRVHYIGKGCLLAEIQQTSDLTYRIYDFDRTDDKGQKRELHTELAVDAIDYTFHDEYKTPYERKLNQSVNAVACPYFTTNVLHFDQEVMHDFAHIDSFVILICVDGGVTIQADSYQTTLKMGETALIPAALKQVSLIPDGEMTLLETYVP
- a CDS encoding M20 family metallo-hydrolase; amino-acid sequence: MVSQLTAYSLETLSESAIYLLKRLIATPSFSREEDKTALLIEDFFRERNIPFRRTKNNIWTHNRYFDPAKPTLLLNSHHDTVKPNPKWTLNPFHPLERDGKLFGLGSNDAGGCLVSLMATFCHFYDKPGMAYNIVMAATAEEEISGRDGLELILPELPPISFAIVGEPTQMHLAIAEKGLLVLDCTAHGKAGHAARNEGENAIYKAIRDIEWLTSYQFPKVSPTLGPIKMSVTVINAGSQHNVVPDACTFTVDVRATEQYSLEEIVEIIRAHVQSEVTPRSIRLKPSSIPEDHPIVQAGLSLGRQTYGSPTTSDQALLNCPSLKCGPGHSERSHTADEYIYLQEIEQGIELYIRMLEQVL
- a CDS encoding trypsin-like peptidase domain-containing protein encodes the protein MFVEAIERVDPFVRPILSIMRTYGGSEIIPACSTMFFVNEQGCAVTCRHVAESLQNADAIYQNFLGFQGERKLHQRDRNYLQKLAQLEQKYGLKPETVIRIRHQFMQAVEQPAQVVFHFHPTQDLAVIRFLGYRKTLYSSYAVFLRDSSKIKQGKYLCRLGYPFPEFRNYRYNTDLDDIEWTNDGRADTPRFPIDGIVTRLRAENGQIVAVEMSTPGLLGQSGGPLFDTNGIIYGMQSITRHLHLGFDVVDREVVVNGRRTKVSNHPFLNVGDCVHVDVIKQFLRELGIKYYEE
- a CDS encoding DUF937 domain-containing protein, with translation MAINLINYLHEQFTPRVVDQLSSQLNENPDDLKQAVEAVVPAVVGGLARRAHESGGASDVLSVLEDEKLRDIPYEISQVADNPQAVNSAIASGSGLLDEVLDRDAGTVASSISAYSGLAQQSTLTLMGLAGSVLMGMLGRLHADKALSADNLRTLLAGQANSIRTALPPQLASLGDRLDFDQLGDPTGGEMEAQGTNNFSSTPVNPNIPKTPEVDQQRENNWQRYVLAAVAALIVLMLIQKCREPQSGTGGYTDTTAVDPQRSGDYETPASGTNVPEKMKQEADSMKND
- a CDS encoding DUF2911 domain-containing protein, whose protein sequence is MKKTVLTFALALCLGSLSYAQIQTPQASPAASVGQSVGLAKVSVTYSRPALKGRKMFGDQIPYGKVWRTGANMATKLTLSEEVLISGQKVPAGSYAIFTIPNASEWTVILSKNANTFGSFEYKPSDDLLRFTVKPVKLKTPSEYFTVEFTDFTPTRTNLVMRWENVEVSFPIEHNPDEKIMAQIKEELAKPDVKPGTYFAAADYYYETNRDLKQAMAWANKVVDNDKKYWTYYLRGKIAAKMGDCQTAKADATTGLELAKQAGDDAYIKNHQKLLAQCK
- a CDS encoding RNA polymerase sigma factor, giving the protein MFFRKRSSFSEQDLDSVLTACLAGEAQAQRTLFRQFYSYAKSVCLRYAASAEEAEEVLNDSFLKVFQRLHQYDRAYAFKGWLRAIVINTAISYHRKYHKLDTVAGLEAGMDATFDESVVDRIAAEEILAMVQQLPPSHRTVFSLHVVDGYSLREIADMLESNEATIRSQFMRARRRLQEMIRAAHPDFRPREALESAPVFTLN
- a CDS encoding gliding motility-associated C-terminal domain-containing protein, whose amino-acid sequence is MTRKLLYLFAGLLAGMIPALGQTVDCGNLGFEEGTTRGWVLTNGVVSDVGTQAVFGSENAGTFENGHRLMQPGEGNDPKITAEAIPVVPPGSNYAIRIGNVTRGTRYDRIRTSMLITPDNTLLQYKFAVILQNPNHEPYQQPGFSLRITDKSGSTIACSFYNVTASGSIDGFRNQGDLRYRNWTTGAVDLRDFIGQTITIEATAHGCTERGHFGYAYFDAQCLKAEITQGLFCPAYDQTVTLKAPDGFASYQWSNGATTATIQVPPSQGARYWVKVKPYSSLNASCEFQFDHVVSVPPAEAPTPHAAAICEGDAFRLGDSTYTRAGTYLTRVRRGAGRCDSLVRLTLSVRPLGRFSEKITICEGQSYRIGSAEYRSSGTYTTRFARTGKCDSLVTTELTVRPLNLAVSRDTLIRPGTRTLLQAGGPSGGPYRYTWSPESGLSCPTCPVTWAAPDSTTRYTVTVEDTELGCVRTASVVLTVGHCVFFAPDAFTPNGDGTNDQFFIQGTACVRQIRELIIYDRWGEVIYHRKNLPPSQPDSGWNGLYKEALAEAGVYAYRVAVEFVNGQVVQQRGTVTLLR